In Actinoplanes octamycinicus, the genomic window TTTCCGCCGTGTTACGTAACCGGGTGATCAGGCACGGCGATAGCGCGAGGCCGACCTGAAGGACCCTATCGCGTACCCTCGGCGGTCGTGGCAGCTTCCGCGAACGACGCACCCCAGACCGCGGCCCTCCGGGAACCGGCCGGTGGCGGCCGCCGCCTGATCGCGCTGCTCATCGACTGGGTGCTCTGCCTGCTGGTGGCCAGTCTCTATGCCAGCCCGGACCGGGTCGCCTGGCCGCCGGTGGTCCTGCTGATCCTGGTCAACACGGTCTTCCTCGGCCTGTTCGGCCAGACGCCCGGGATGCGGCTGACCCGGATCCGCTGCGTCGCCTACGCCGACGGCGGGGCGATCGGCCTGCTGCGCGGTCTTTACCGCGGCCTGCTGCTGGCGCTGCTGATCCCGGCCCTGATCGCCGACGACGAGGGCCGGGGCCTGCACGACCGCGCCGCCGGCTCGATCGTGGTCAAGCTCCCGAGAGCCTGACCACGATCACAACCGGTTCGGGGTACGCGGTGAGCACCGTGCCCGCGGAAGGCGTCAGTGCCCCCCGCCACCCAGCGCACGGCGGATCTCCGGCTCGTAGACCGGCTCGTCCCGCTTGCTGGTCACCACGCCGCCGCCCGGAGTCTGCACCTCGAACGCCTGCTCGTCGGTGACGATCCGGGACGACTCGTCGTCCTCGTGCACCACCGGCACCGGGTCGGCGGTGGTCCGCCGCTTGCTGAGCTCCGGCGCCACGGTGCCCTGCTTGCCGGACTGTTGCGCGGCGGTGGCCGCCCGGCTGCGCAGCGCGTCCGGCACCTCCTCCAACTTGGACACCCGGCTGCCGGTGGGCGGCGGGGTGGGTGCCCCGAGCAGGCCACTGCCGGCGCCGGACCGGGCCTCCTCGGCGCCGAACCAGTCGCCCCAGGCCGGACCGGTGCGCTCGCCCGGCGTCTCGCGACGGCGGGACGGGCGGGCCGGCGCCTGGTCGCCGGGCGGCGTCGGCCGGTTCAGCACCGGCGGCGTGGTGCCGTCCGGGCGGTAGGCGTCGTTGCTGCCCGAGACGGTGGGACGCAGCTCCTCGGTGCTGCCCGGGCGGCGCCGGTCGCGGTCGCCGGTCGGGTTCTTCAGCACCGGCGGCATGGTGCTGCCGGGCGGGCGGCCGAAGGTCTCCTCGCCGTCCAGCGGGGTGCCCGGCACCCGGGTGCCCCGGTCGGTGGTGCCGCGCCGGCGGTCACCGGGACGCCCCGGCGGCAGACCCGGCTGACCGGGCTGCCCGGTCCGCGGGCCGCCTCGGCGCAGCGTGCGGCCGGGTGGCTGGCCCAGACCCGGCGGCTGGCCGGGCTGGTTGAACGCGTTCTTGGTGAGCTGCCCCGGGTTGGGCATCGTCTTGCCGGGCAGGCCGGGTGTCCCCGGCAGGCCCGGTTTCTGGCCGCCGAAGCCCGGTTTCAGGCTGGGCGGGAGGGCCGGCTTGGTGCCGCCCGGCAGCGACGGGAACAGCGGCAGGCCACCGGGCAGTCCCGGCGGGGGCAGCTGTGACGGCGGCAGGCCGGGCTGCTGCCCCGGTTTCTCGCCGGGTTTCGGCGGCAGGGTGCCCGGCGGGTTCTGCGGCGTGGTGCCCTGACCGGGCGGGTTCGGCTGGTTCTGGCCGGGCGGGTTCGGCTGG contains:
- a CDS encoding RDD family protein, with translation MAASANDAPQTAALREPAGGGRRLIALLIDWVLCLLVASLYASPDRVAWPPVVLLILVNTVFLGLFGQTPGMRLTRIRCVAYADGGAIGLLRGLYRGLLLALLIPALIADDEGRGLHDRAAGSIVVKLPRA